In Periplaneta americana isolate PAMFEO1 chromosome 4, P.americana_PAMFEO1_priV1, whole genome shotgun sequence, one DNA window encodes the following:
- the LOC138698332 gene encoding lipid storage droplets surface-binding protein 2-like isoform X1, producing the protein MEPTATAAENSNASMPHLECVDMISKIPFFEMAWNQSAGMYGKVKEANAVFNWTLSTAESAVLKAVEQAAPIAKKLEQPIHAVDQTLCKGIAIVEEKLPLVKEPPSHILSQIYETAKTFVNSALTSPMDTVSAVKNYGAEKAHCLKEASLLKANEVLATRYGNMALSGFETTAALAEKYLDYYFPATEQEIAQDEGLPAEVESEDKVLNTVHTVGRLSNKFARRVYNILSSQVKNLNKDNMQQYVNTLATIMHLTNHLSTINQNLKATTGSSETKTEDTSKKQDEKSKAT; encoded by the exons atggaaccaacagcaacagcagcagagAATTCCAACGCATCAATGCCTCACTTGGAGTGCGTGGACATGATTTCGAAGATTCCATTCTTCGAGATGGCATGGAACCAATCTGCAGGAATGTACGGAAAGGTGAAGGAAGCCAATGCAGTGTTCAACTGGACCCTGTCAACTGCTGAATCAGCCGTGCTTAAGGCTGTAGAACAAGCTGCTCCCATTGCAAAGAAATTGGAACAACCTATTCATGCGGTGGACCAGACCTTGTGCAAAGGAATTGCTATCGTCGAAGAGAAGCTGCCCCTCGTCAAAGAACCACCTTCACAT ATACTTTCACAGATTTATGAGACTGCAAAGACATTCGTTAACTCTGCACTGACGAGCCCCATGGACACTGTATCAGCTGTGAAGAACTATGGTGCAGAGAAGGCACACTGCTTGAAAGAAGCAAGCCTCCTCAAAGCCAATGAGGTGCTGGCCACTCGATATGGCAACATGGCTCTGAGTGGATTTGAGACAACTGCAGCTCTGGCCGAGAAATACCTGGATTACTACTTTCCTGCAACAGAACAGGAAATAGCTCAGGATGAAG GGCTTCCAGCAGAAGTAGAGAGTGAAGACAAGGTGCTGAACACAGTGCACACAGTGGGAAGGCTGTCCAATAAATTTGCACGCAGAGTGTACAATATCCTTTCATCACAAGTGAAGAATCTGAACAAAGATAACATGCAGCAGTATGTAAACACTTTGGCCACAATCATGCACCTCACAAACCACTTGAGCACCATCAACCAGAACCTGAAAGCCACCACTGGAAGCAGTGAAACGAAGACTGAAGACACTAGCAAGAAACAGGATGAGAAATCAAAGGCTACGTGA
- the LOC138698332 gene encoding lipid storage droplets surface-binding protein 2-like isoform X2, with protein MEPTATAAENSNASMPHLECVDMISKIPFFEMAWNQSAGMYGKVKEANAVFNWTLSTAESAVLKAVEQAAPIAKKLEQPIHAVDQTLCKGIAIVEEKLPLVKEPPSHIYETAKTFVNSALTSPMDTVSAVKNYGAEKAHCLKEASLLKANEVLATRYGNMALSGFETTAALAEKYLDYYFPATEQEIAQDEGLPAEVESEDKVLNTVHTVGRLSNKFARRVYNILSSQVKNLNKDNMQQYVNTLATIMHLTNHLSTINQNLKATTGSSETKTEDTSKKQDEKSKAT; from the exons atggaaccaacagcaacagcagcagagAATTCCAACGCATCAATGCCTCACTTGGAGTGCGTGGACATGATTTCGAAGATTCCATTCTTCGAGATGGCATGGAACCAATCTGCAGGAATGTACGGAAAGGTGAAGGAAGCCAATGCAGTGTTCAACTGGACCCTGTCAACTGCTGAATCAGCCGTGCTTAAGGCTGTAGAACAAGCTGCTCCCATTGCAAAGAAATTGGAACAACCTATTCATGCGGTGGACCAGACCTTGTGCAAAGGAATTGCTATCGTCGAAGAGAAGCTGCCCCTCGTCAAAGAACCACCTTCACAT ATTTATGAGACTGCAAAGACATTCGTTAACTCTGCACTGACGAGCCCCATGGACACTGTATCAGCTGTGAAGAACTATGGTGCAGAGAAGGCACACTGCTTGAAAGAAGCAAGCCTCCTCAAAGCCAATGAGGTGCTGGCCACTCGATATGGCAACATGGCTCTGAGTGGATTTGAGACAACTGCAGCTCTGGCCGAGAAATACCTGGATTACTACTTTCCTGCAACAGAACAGGAAATAGCTCAGGATGAAG GGCTTCCAGCAGAAGTAGAGAGTGAAGACAAGGTGCTGAACACAGTGCACACAGTGGGAAGGCTGTCCAATAAATTTGCACGCAGAGTGTACAATATCCTTTCATCACAAGTGAAGAATCTGAACAAAGATAACATGCAGCAGTATGTAAACACTTTGGCCACAATCATGCACCTCACAAACCACTTGAGCACCATCAACCAGAACCTGAAAGCCACCACTGGAAGCAGTGAAACGAAGACTGAAGACACTAGCAAGAAACAGGATGAGAAATCAAAGGCTACGTGA